One stretch of Halichoerus grypus chromosome 10, mHalGry1.hap1.1, whole genome shotgun sequence DNA includes these proteins:
- the KCNG1 gene encoding voltage-gated potassium channel regulatory subunit KCNG1: MTLLPGDNSDYDYSALSCASDASFHPAFFPQGQSLKGVFYRRAQRLRPRPRAQDAPRQVGQPEDRRRQIIINVGGIKYSLPWTTLEEFPLTRLGQLKACTNFDDILNVCDDYDVTCNEFFFDRHPGAFGTILTFLRAGKLRLLREMCALSFQEELLYWGIAEDRLDGCCKRRYLQKIEEFADVVERDDDEPPSSEDPGSEGPAEGEGRLGRCMRRLRDMVERPHSGLPGKVFACLSVLFVTVTAVNLSISTLPSLREEEEQGQCSQMCHNVFIVESVCVGWFSLEFLLRLIQAPSKFAFLRSPLTLIDLVAILPYYITLLVDGAAAGRRKSGAGNSYLDKVGLVLRVLRALRILYVMRLARHSLGLQTLGLTARRCTREFGLLLLFLCVAIALFAPLLYVIENEMADSPEFTSIPACYWWAVITMTTVGYGDMVPRSTPGQVVALSSILSGILLMAFPVTSIFHTFSRSYLELKQEQERVMFRRAQFLIKTKSQLSTMSHDSDLLFGSASSDTRDNN, encoded by the exons ATGACCCTCCTACCGGGAGACAACTCCGATTACGACTACAGCGCCCTGAGCTGCGCCTCGGACGCCTCCTTCCACCCGGCCTTCTTCCCGCAGGGCCAGTCCCTCAAGGGCGTGTTCTACCGCCGGGCGCAGCGGCTgcggccccggccccgggcccAGGACGCGCCCCGCCAGGTCGGCCAGCCCGAGGACCGGCGGCGGCAGATCATCATCAACGTGGGCGGCATCAAGTACTCGCTGCCCTGGACCACGCTCGAGGAGTTCCCGCTGACGCGCCTGGGCCAGCTCAAGGCCTGCACCAACTTCGACGACATCCTCAACGTGTGTGACGACTACGACGTGACCTGCAACGAGTTCTTCTTCGACCGCCACCCGGGGGCCTTCGGCACCATCCTGACCTTCCTGCGGGCGGGCAAGCTGCGCCTGTTGCGCGAGATGTGCGCCCTGTCCTTCCAGGAGGAGCTGCTCTACTGGGGCATCGCCGAGGACCGCCTGGACGGCTGCTGCAAGCGCCGCTACCTGCAGAAGATCGAGGAGTTCGCCGACGTGGTGGAGCGCGACGACGACGAGCCGCCGTCCAGCGAGGACCCCGGCAGCGAGGGCCCGGCCGAGGGCGAGGGCCGCCTGGGCCGCTGCATGCGGAGACTGCGCGACATGGTGGAGAGGCCGCACTCCGGGCTGCCGGGCAAGGTGTTCGCCTGCCTCTCGGTGCTCTTCGTCACCGTCACGGCCGTCAACCTGTCCATCAGCACCCTGCCCAGCctgcgggaggaggaggagcag ggccagTGCTCACAGATGTGCCACAATGTCTTCATCGTGGAGTCGGTGTGCGTGGGCTGGTTCTCCCTCGAGTTCCTGCTGCGGCTGATCCAGGCGCCCAGCAAGTTCGCCTTCCTGCGGAGCCCGCTGACGCTCATCGACTTGGTGGCCATCCTGCCTTACTACATCACCCTGCTGGTGGACGGCGCCGCCGCGGGCCGCCGCAAGTCGGGCGCGGGCAACAGCTACCTGGACAAGGTGGGGCTGGTGCTGCGGGTCCTGCGGGCGCTGCGCATCCTGTACGTCATGCGGCTGGCCCGCCACTCCCTGGGGCTGCAGACGCTGGGGCTCACGGCCCGCCGCTGCACCCGCGAGTTCGGGCTCTTACTGCTCTTCCTCTGCGTGGCCATCGCCCTGTTTGCCCCCCTCCTCTACGTCATCGAGAACGAGATGGCCGACAGCCCCGAGTTCACCAGCATCCCCGCCTGCTACTGGTGGGCTGTCATCACCATGACAACTGTGGGCTATGGCGACATGGTACCCAGGAGCACCCCGGGCCAGGTGGTGGCGCTCAGCAGCATCCTCAGCGGCATCCTCCTCATGGCCTTCCCCGTGACCTCCATCTTCCACACCTTCTCCCGCTCCTACCTGGAGCTCaagcaggagcaggagagggtGATGTTCCGGAGGGCCCAGTTCCTCATCAAGACCAAGTCGCAGCTGAGCACCATGTCCCACGATAGCGACCTCTTGTTTGGAAGTGCGTCCTCGGACACCAGAGACAACAACTGA